CCATGTATTCCACCTTCCGCTCCAGAGCCTCGATAACGGCGTGGGTGAAGTTGACGCCCTCGAACTTCTGCGCGCTGCCCAGGCCGCCGGGGCTGAAGACGTTGATCTCCATCAGTTTGTCTCCCACGATGTCCAGTCCCACCAGGAACATCCCGTCCTCGACCAAGCGAGGACGGACGATCTCTGCGATATTGAGCGCGGTATCGGTGATCACGGCCTGGCGAAGCTTGCCGCCGGCGTGGACGTTGCTGCGCATGTCCTCGCCGGTGCGGATCCGGCGGAATGCGGCGTACTTCCCTTTGTATTTCAGCGGTTGGCCGTTCATCAAAAACAGCCGCGTGTCCCCCTCCTCCGCCATCGGAAGATATTCTTGGGCGATGATATAGCCATCCCGGGTCAGGGCTTCGATCATTTGATTGATGTTGGACAAGTCGTCCGACCTCACTAAAAACACCCCCTGCCCCCCGGACCCTTGCAAGGGCTTCAGCACGATATTGCCTCCGTGGGTTTTGGCGAAGGCCTTGATCTCCTCGCGGTCGCGGGTGATCAGGGTCTTGGGCCGGACTTCCTCGGGGTAGAGCTGGAAATACATCTTGTTGAGGGCCTTGCTCAGGCCGTTCGGGTCGTTGAGCACGATGACCCCGTGGCGCATGGCCACCCGCCCGAAGGTGATACCCGCCGCCTGCGCCCAGGCGCGGTGCACCAAGTCCACCGAAGGGTCGTTGCGCAGCATCAGGACATCCAGATCGTCGACGGTGATGCGTTCCTGCCTAGCCTGCTTGCCCTGCAGGTCCCGCAAGAAATTCTCCGAGGACTTGTATTTCTTCTTCGGCACCGTCCGCGCCCGGGCGTGGATGTTCTCGTCGGGGTCGTAGGCGAAATCGCCCGCGCCCAACACCCAGATCTCGTGCCCGCGGTTCAAGGCCGCCATCGCCAGGCGCGTCGTCGTGTAGCCGGGCTCCTCGGTCTGAATGTCGTTGACCACGAATCCCAGTCTCATAGGCCTCTCCTTTTCAGCAGGTCGAGGACGTCGACGCCCCGACGCAGTTGTTCGAGCAATCTCACGCTCTCCGGCCGCTCCATGTAGCGCGGCATCAGCGGCGGCGGCTTCAGGACCTTGCGCCACTGCAGCTCCTGGATGATCGGCACGTGATTGGCCGCGATCTTGCCCACAAAGAGCGGCTCCAGGGGACCCCCGTCGCGCAGGTACCGCGTGATCGCCGTCACCCCTCGCAGGTAGACCGCGTCCTTGGTCAACCCGCCGCCGCGGAAGATGCGCAGCGTGACCGTGAAGGCGCCCTTGCGCTCGAAGCCGTAATCCTCCGTGAGCAGGCGGAAGGTCTCGAGAAAGTCCGCGCCGTCGACCATCGCCTTCGTCGCCACCACGCGGCCGGCCAGCAGGCGCAGGCGCGGGCGGCTCAAGCCGCCCACCAAGTATTCCGCGAGGACGGCGAGGCCCTCCTGCAGCTCCTCGTATCCGGCGAGGCCCGAATAGAGCTGGCGGAATGGCTGGGCGCGGCCATTATAATAGGTGACCAAGTGCGTCCCCACCTCATGATTGAGCAGGGCCTCGACGCGGGAAACCGGAATCTTCGTGTGCGCGCCGACCAAGAGATGGCCGCGGGAGACCATGAGGCCTGAGGCGATATCGTCGCGGATCTCCACCCTCGCGGTGAACTTGGGATATTTATTTCGATAATAAGCGAATTCCTCGCGAGCCCGCTCGGCGAAGGCCTTGGCGTCCAACTCCCAACCGGGGCGCGACTCGCGGCTGCGCGGCGGAAAAGACTTTAGCAGGCGATGCGCGACGGCAAGCAGGCCCGGTCCGGCGCCGCCGTAGAGCTGGAGGCTGCCATAGAGGAAGCGCGAGGTCCCGCGATCGACCAGCATCGTCAGGTCGCGGTCCATCTCCTCCTGCTTCTCGCGGAACAGGGTCGCCAGCGTGGGGTCTTCCACGCGCTCGATGGGAATGTCGTAGAGGCGGCGCTTGAGCAGCGGCGGGTCCACCGGGATGGGGCGATAATGGAAGACCGGCTCCCGCGCGTACTTGTCGCGCTTGAAGGCCAGCCAGGCCTGCTGCGCGTTGACCGGCGTGACGAGCAACAAGAAATCGTAGGCCGAGCTGATCTCGGCCAGTCGGCGGTCGACCTCCCAGACCGCCTTCACCATCGAGCGGCGGCCCAGGGCCAGAAAATGCGGCGGCTGGTGCGTGGTACGGGTCTTGACGAACTCGAAGAAGGCCAGCTTGAAGGCGCGGCCCAGCAACCGCTGCAGGGCGCGGCGCACCAGCGGGAAGCTCTCGCGGGTCTTGGGGTGCAGGTAGATCGGCCGCACCTCGAGGCCGATGAGGTGGCAGCGCAGAGCCGCGGCGCGCTTGGGCGAAAGCAGCGGCGCGAGGCCCTTCGGCCACTCGGGCTCCCCCGGGTGAAACCAAACCTTGGCCTCGCGGCGCGGCCGGGCGCCCTCCTTAAGCGAGGCCTCCAGCGCGTGCAGCGTCGGCGAGAGCTCGCGGCTCTCGCGGGCGCGGATCGTGAAGGCCGGCTGCAGCTCCTCCTGGGTCACCGCGGCCTTGCCCTTCGGCGGCCCCGCCCAGAGCTCGAGCAATAGAAAGGCTCCGAACTCCCGCTCCTGGACGCGGACGATCAGCTCGATCAACCGTTCGAGGCTGCGGCGCAGCTCCGGGGCCGCGGAGGCGACCAAATAGGAGGCCTCGCCGGTGATCAGCCGCTCGGTGCCGCCGGGCGTCTTACCGGGCGGATCGCGGTAGACGCACAGGAAAGGCAGGTGCCGGTCGATGTGTAGGCGGCCGCCGCGCGGGAGGCTGCGGCGCACGGGCCGGCCCTCGGCGAGGCGGGCCTCCACCTCACGGAACCACTCGGCCGTCAACGGCGCGTGCGCGGACTTCATCGCGTCCCTCCCATTTTCGCCAACTCTTCCAGCACGCCGGGCGCGGTCGCGGCCAGGGCGGCGCGGATCGCCTCGATCTTCTTCGGGTCCGGGACCCCGCTCCACTCGTCCATGAAGATCTTTTTGAACTCCAGCGCCAGGGCGCAGCCCGTCTCGGGAAAGGCCTTGTGGACCCAGCGTGGAAAATTCCCGCCGAAAAATTTGACGTTCTCACGCACATCGAGGCGCGTCCCCAGAAAGTCCGCCGCGCTTAAGTCCGAGACGAAGCGCTCGATCAGGCGTCCCCAGCGCGCGCGGTCGGCCGAGGCGGTGCCGACGTTCACCTGAGGATTTTTTTCCGTGTCTTCCGGCGGAGCCGCGGGGTGGCCGCGACGGTGGTTGTAGGAATGGATGTCGAAGAGGACGAAACGGCCGTGCCGCCGCTCCAACCCACGCAGGCGTTCTTCGACGCCCGCGTAAAAGGCGTCGTATTCGCGCAGCGAGTCCCGCAAGATTTTTTCGCTCGGCGGCTCTTTCCAAACCCGCAGGCCCCAGGCGTCCTCCGGAGCGAGGTAGACGGCCCTGTCTCGGGGGCGATTCAGGTCCACCTCGAAACGCGAGCGCGATACCAGAATGCGGTGCGGCGCGACGGCGGTCCACTCCACCGTGAAGGGATCCTCCTCGCGACGGCGTTCCGCCGCGGACAAGGCGAGGCGCTCCGCCACCTCCGGACGCAACTCGTGGCCGTCGTGGATGGCGCTCGCCACCAGCGGGCCCTCCCCCAAACTCCGCCATTCCCAAAAGGGCTGAACCAAGAGACCTCCTTTGCACGGATGCCTAACATTATAAGGAGGGGTCGCCTCTTTTGCCTAAGAGAAGCGTACAGAAAATTTCAAAAAATAATTTTATTGTTTTTCAATAAGTTAGATTGATTTTACCCTTCCCTGGCAACATCCGAAGGGCCCCGTCGAAAATCAGGCATCCAATTCTAATTTCGGGCTCGAAGGCCACGGCTCGACAAAGTCTTAGGGGGACTTTGCGGGCAAAGACGGAGTCCGCCTTGCTCGTCCCTTCCTTGCCCCCTAAACAACCCACGTTGCCAGCGGCAGCGCCACGTCCCAGCGAGGCCCCGCGCTTCGCCTTCCTGCGCGAGGCCTTCCGACAAGATCCCGAGTTCCACGCCCTGCTCCAAGAAAAGGACCCCAGGCTCTT
This is a stretch of genomic DNA from Deltaproteobacteria bacterium PRO3. It encodes these proteins:
- a CDS encoding glutathione synthase, which codes for MRLGFVVNDIQTEEPGYTTTRLAMAALNRGHEIWVLGAGDFAYDPDENIHARARTVPKKKYKSSENFLRDLQGKQARQERITVDDLDVLMLRNDPSVDLVHRAWAQAAGITFGRVAMRHGVIVLNDPNGLSKALNKMYFQLYPEEVRPKTLITRDREEIKAFAKTHGGNIVLKPLQGSGGQGVFLVRSDDLSNINQMIEALTRDGYIIAQEYLPMAEEGDTRLFLMNGQPLKYKGKYAAFRRIRTGEDMRSNVHAGGKLRQAVITDTALNIAEIVRPRLVEDGMFLVGLDIVGDKLMEINVFSPGGLGSAQKFEGVNFTHAVIEALERKVEYMGYYRRLFDNREMATL
- a CDS encoding flavohemoglobin expression-modulating QEGLA motif protein gives rise to the protein MKSAHAPLTAEWFREVEARLAEGRPVRRSLPRGGRLHIDRHLPFLCVYRDPPGKTPGGTERLITGEASYLVASAAPELRRSLERLIELIVRVQEREFGAFLLLELWAGPPKGKAAVTQEELQPAFTIRARESRELSPTLHALEASLKEGARPRREAKVWFHPGEPEWPKGLAPLLSPKRAAALRCHLIGLEVRPIYLHPKTRESFPLVRRALQRLLGRAFKLAFFEFVKTRTTHQPPHFLALGRRSMVKAVWEVDRRLAEISSAYDFLLLVTPVNAQQAWLAFKRDKYAREPVFHYRPIPVDPPLLKRRLYDIPIERVEDPTLATLFREKQEEMDRDLTMLVDRGTSRFLYGSLQLYGGAGPGLLAVAHRLLKSFPPRSRESRPGWELDAKAFAERAREEFAYYRNKYPKFTARVEIRDDIASGLMVSRGHLLVGAHTKIPVSRVEALLNHEVGTHLVTYYNGRAQPFRQLYSGLAGYEELQEGLAVLAEYLVGGLSRPRLRLLAGRVVATKAMVDGADFLETFRLLTEDYGFERKGAFTVTLRIFRGGGLTKDAVYLRGVTAITRYLRDGGPLEPLFVGKIAANHVPIIQELQWRKVLKPPPLMPRYMERPESVRLLEQLRRGVDVLDLLKRRGL
- a CDS encoding N-formylglutamate amidohydrolase, encoding MASAIHDGHELRPEVAERLALSAAERRREEDPFTVEWTAVAPHRILVSRSRFEVDLNRPRDRAVYLAPEDAWGLRVWKEPPSEKILRDSLREYDAFYAGVEERLRGLERRHGRFVLFDIHSYNHRRGHPAAPPEDTEKNPQVNVGTASADRARWGRLIERFVSDLSAADFLGTRLDVRENVKFFGGNFPRWVHKAFPETGCALALEFKKIFMDEWSGVPDPKKIEAIRAALAATAPGVLEELAKMGGTR